The window TCCCGCATCTGCTGACCCCGGTTGTCACCGACCCGAAGAAGGCCGTGATGGCGCTCAAATGGGCGGTGCGCGAGATGGAGGACCGCTATCGCAAGATGTCGCGCCTCGGCGTGCGCAACATCGACGGCTACAACCAGCGGGCGGCCGTGGCGCGCGAGAAGGGCGAACCGATCCTCGCGACGGTCCAGACCGGTTTCGAAAAGGGGACGGGCGAGCCGCTTTTCGAACAGCAGGAAATGGATCTGGCGCCGATGCCTTATATCGTCGTCATCGTCGACGAGATGGCCGACCTGATGATGGTCGCCGGCAAGGAGATCGAAGGCGCGATCCAGCGGCTGGCGCAGATGGCGCGCGCCGCCGGCATTCACCTGATCATGGCAACGCAGCGCCCGTCGGTCGATGTCATCACGGGCACGATCAAGGCGAACTTCCCGACGCGCATCTCCTTCCAGGTCACCTCGAAGATCGACAGCCGCACGATCCTCGGCGAGCAGGGCGCCGAACAGCTCCTCGGCCAGGGCGACATGCTGCACATGGCCGGCGGCGGCCGCATCGCCCGCGTCCACGGGCCTTTCGTCTCCGACCTGGAGGTCGAGCATGTCGTGGCGCATCTGAAGACGCAGGGCCGCCCGGAATACCTCGAAACTGTGACCGCGGACGAAGAGGAAGAGGAGGCGGAAGAGGATCAGGGCGCCGTGTTCGACAAGAGCGCTATCGCGTCGGAAGACGGCAACGAGCTCTACGACCAGGCGGTCAAGGTGGTACTGCGTGACAAGAAGTGCTCCACGTCCTACATCCAGCGCCGCCTCGGCATCGGCTACAACCGTGCCGCTTCGCTCGTCGAGCGCATGGAGAAGGAGGGCCTTGTCGGCCCCGCCAACCATGTCGGCAAGCGCGAGATCATCTACGGCCAACGCGACCACTCCGGCGTGCCCGACAGCGACGATATGGAGTGATTCGCAGCCTCGCCTCGAGGACGCGAGTGCTGTGATCAGCGTGACGGACGGGAAACAGGTTCGGTACCGGCTAGAGCATCCCGCTTTCAAGTGGAATCACTGAAAGCGGATAAGATGCTCTAGAATCAAAGTGCTAGAGCGTCCTTTGTGCGTTCACTTGAACGCACGGCGCTAATATCGCGAAATCATGCAGCGGCGCGAGCCATCCGCCGTCGCAACGGCAAGGATCAGGACGGCGCGTGCCGTTGCGATCGGCCGGCGCGGCAGCAGCTCTTGAACGTCTTGCCCGAACCGCAAGGGCAGGGATCACTGCCGCGCAGCTGCAGGCGGCCGATCAGGGGCAGGAGGGCTGCGGAAGGCAAGAGCCCGGCGAGCAGGATCGCCAGCCGGGCGGAAATGCCCGGGATTACGAGACGTCGGCCGGCCTTGAATCCGCGCCAGGCGCGTTCGGCCACGTATTCCGATTCCACTTTGGGGAGGATCTTGAACAGCGCCGCCCTGTCGGCGCCCGATTTTTCGAGGAACTCCGTCGATACCGGTCCGGGGGCGACGCAGGTGACTGTCACGCCGGCCGGGCGCACCTCCTGATGCAGCGCCTCTGAAAAGGAACGGACGAAGCCCTTGCTCGCATAGTACAAGGCCATGAACGGTCCGGGCGTGAAGCTCGCGACGGAACCGAGATTGATCACGCCGCCCCTGCCGCGCGCGACCATTCCGGGAAGGAAACGGAGCGTGAGCTCGGTCAAGACGCGGATATTGAGATCGACCATTCCGATTTGCTCGTCGAGCGGCAGTGTCGCGGCCCCGCCGCGCAGGCCATAGCCGGCGCTGTTGACGAGAACGTCGCATACCAGCCGCTGGTTGGATAGGAAGTCTTCGAGGCACGCCGCCGCATCGGCGGCCGTGAGATCCAGAGCAAGTGTGAAAGCCTCGCCGCCTGCCTTCCGCACGGAGGCCGCGGCCGCCTGCAGACCTTCTTCCGAACGCGCGACCAGGACGACGGTGGCGCCGTCCTTCGCGGCAGCCTCGGCGATCGCCTTGCCGATGCCGCGCGAGGCGCCGACCACGACGACGGCCGGCCGGGACTCGGGGCTCGTCATGCCGCTGACCCCGATGCTGCAGCATTCGGGGCGGTTCCGCTTTCGGAAAGACCGGCCACTTCATCGGCGACTTCGCCGTTCAGGATCTTTTCGAACCGTTCCAGCGCCCGCGCGACATTGGCGCCGTCCATGACCCTGTGGTCATAGTGGATGCGGACGGTCACCACTCCATCCTCGCTGATCGGACCGTAATTGAAAATCGTGGTGAGCGGCGTCAGGGGATTGAGGGACTCCGCGCCGAGACCGGAATAGACCGACAGCTGGAAAGTGCCGAAATGGCGCGCGCGCTGGCGCCCGATATTGAGGCCAAGCCACATGAGCAGCCATCGGATCGGCGCCGGTGCGCGGGCGAGCTTCAAGGCACGGCGGAACTGCTTGATCTCGAGTACCGGACGCGATCGCGCTGACTGGATCATCGCCCCCAATTCGGCAATCGAACGCTGCTCGGGAGTCTTGATCGTGCTCAAGAGCACGACCCGTTCGCCCCCATGTTCGCGCTCGTGCGCGACCGACGCAACGCTTCCCGGATATTCGTAGAGCTGCGGCCTCGGGAATTTGACGTAGGCGCGGCGAAACTCCGGTGTCTCCTTGGAGAGGAGCGCATATCCCTTCAGGAAAAGGACTGTCCAGGACGGCCGGCTTGGCTGTGCCAATCTGGCTTTTTGCAGGGGGCCAAGGTTCATCTGACGCTGTACCGTGACCCGTGGCACGCCGATCGAAAATCGCATCAGGTCTCCGACAAGGCGTCGTGCCGCCGAAAGCTTGAGGGCTCGGCCTCGCATCATGCCACCTCTAGTAAAGATAGGGGATAATTCGCTTGGTCCTGTCCATATAGGCGCGGTACTGCGGGCCGAATATTTCCAGCATCATGCGCTCCTCCTCGTCCACTCTGAGGAAAAAGAGGACAGCAAAGCCCACCAGACCCGCGAGACCCGCCACCCAGTTCGACAGCAGGAAGGCCTGGCCGATGCCCATAAGCAGGAAGGAGGTGTACATCGGGTGACGGACGAGCGCATAGGGTCCGCGGCATATCAGCTCGTGCTTGTCGCGAATCTCCAGCGAAATGGACCAGTTGCGGCCGAGTTCCTTGTGGGTTCTGCGGAAGACCCACATCGCCGTGGCGAAGGTCAAGGCGCCGACGACGACCGCCCATGCGTGCGCCGGATGGTCGGCCGCCTCCGGCTTGCCGGTGGCGACGTAAAAACCGGGAACGACCGCGAGGCCGATGAGGGCCGCTGCAAGCCCGACTGTCTCGGAACGCGAGCGGCGGTGGCTGACGACCCGCACGCGCTTGGCCCGGCGCTCATACGGACGCCGAATGAAGTACCAGGCGACGATGCCGAGCACCCAGATGATTTCGCCGACGGAAGCGACTGATATGTTCACTCTAGCTCACCTAAGCTTCGCTGCGATCCGCGGCCATCGCAACGGCTGTCAAGGTTGTGGCCATTATGCTCCGCTCCGACCGACAAAGGTTCAGCGGTGGTATGACCCGACCGCCGGATGACCGGTGGGGTGATCAATTGCACTCACCCGCCGTTCATCTCCCGAAGCTTTGTAATGAATTCTTGCGGCCTGAGCCAGATGCCGGGTGTCTCATACCCCATCGAACGCGCAATCTCCGCCACGAAGGCGTTGCAGTTGTAGAGCGACGCGTGCCAGAGACGGGACTTGGCCTTCAGCTTTCGGATGTCCGCGACGACTTTCTGGTACTCGGCCTCCGTCAGCAGAACGCGCCAGCTTGCCGACCTGTATTCCTCTTCCAGGTCGCCGTCGCTCCACCCGGTCTCGGCTGGGACAGGCAGGAAATGGCCCATGACGTACGGTCCGGCGTCGGTCGTAGCCGGGGCGAGTCCTGCGACCTCGGGATTGATCATTGCTCCAGCCTTGTTCGTGCGCCCGAAAATCACGTAGGAGTGGCCGTAGCTGAGCGCGTAGCGAGAGCGGAATTCGATAAAGTAGCCGTAGTTTCTCTGTTGAGACTTTCCGTCGGACAGCGCCCCGGTGGCATCGTAACTCGAAACAAAACGCGGTTGGGGAGCCTTGTCTTCGGTTTGACATGCTGTGGTTGCCAGTGCGAGCAGGACCACAAGCGATATGCGACCTCGTATAAGCGCCATTACTACGCTCTATCTCCCGAGCTTTGATGAGCGCCAAGTTGAAGCCAGCTTTTGTGAGCTTCAGGCGTCAGCGCTGTAAATCCTAAGCCGGTGCGGCCATGAAAAGTAGCGTGGGAAGGATCGTAAGACCCTCCCCGCGCAAAGGTCAAATTTTACTTATAGACTGGCGCCTGTTCAACTGGCGCTGCCGCCGGTGGCGGTTCCTTGCCCTTGCCTTTGCCAACGGCCCCGCAAGCGCTCAGGCTGGCGACGGAAAACAACGCAATCATCACGATTAGAATTCGGCTCATCAAGTAGTCCTTTCCTCAATAGTCGGAATGGGTTATCGAAGGCAACATTCAAAGTAATAGTGGCGATTTGCGACTCGGCCTAGTGCAGAAAGGACACAGTTGCCGTTCGGTTTGTCGTTGCCGAACTTTCAACGGTGTTCCAAAAACACACAGCTTCATCATTTATACCGAAAATTATGGGGAAACACCATCAGATGATCAATACCTCGGTGCCCACGGGCGTGCGGCTGTAGAGGTCGACGATATCCTCGTTCGTCAAGCGAATGCAACCGTTCGAAACCGCGTGGCCAATCGTCCAAGGCTCGTTCGTTCCGTGCACGCGGAACATGGTGTCTTGTCCGCCGCGGTAGAGATAAAGGGCCGACGCGCCAAGCGGATTGTGGGGTCCGCCGGAGACACCGCCCGCATATTGCGCCAGGTGCGGCTTGCGCTTGATCATGCTGGCGGTTGGTGTCCATGCGGGCCACTCCGCCTTGCGGCCGATGACCGCCCTGCCTTTCATGGTAAGCCCCTCTTCTCCGACGCCGATTCCGTAACGCGTCGCCCAGCCGCCCTCTTCGATCGAATAGAGGTAGCGCTCCATCGTATTAACGACGATCGTTCCGGGCGCCTCGTATCCTTCATAGCGGACATGCTGCCTTCGGTAGCGACGGTCCACGCCGGACTGGTTTCCGAACAGGGATGGAACAGGCACCCCCATCCCTTGCCAGCTTGAACTACATCCAGAGGTCAACAGAGCCAGACCGCCCAAAACGAGCGTCCGGCGCGTAATTCGGTTATCGTCCATCTTTACCTGCTGAGCAAAATGATGCGCCCCCAGATTCGTCTTTAACATTGCCGCGCGCAGCGGCCAAGTCTTGTACGTCGATTAAAGTGGCTGGACAGCGTAAAGGGTTGGAAAGGCGTACATCTTTGCTCGCGACCGAAAGCATCAGCGGGAGAAGCGTGGTATATCTGTAGGGGTACCTAGTTCAGGCGAATGAATAGCGGCGGGATCAACAGGCGGGTTCTCGCGAGTCGTGGAGGTTTCGGGTCGCTGACGTAGATGCGGCTCCAGCTAACTTGTGAAACGTCTTGCGGTGCCGTGCCCGCTCGATTAGGTCGAGGCACGACAATAAGGATAGACAAATGAAACTTGGCTTTGAGGGGAAGGTTGCGATCGTGACCGGTGCGGGTTCCGGTATTGGCGCGGCGGTTTCCCTGCAACTCGGTAGCGAGGGGGCCGAGGTCGTCGTTGCCGACCTGGACGCTGACGCCGCGCGCCGAATCACCGCCGAGATTCGTGCGCACGGCGGCAAGGCCCACGACTTCGTCGTCGACGTGGCCGATGCAGAAGCTGTGGATAAGTTGGTGAGGTTCGCCGTCGAGAAATGCGGCGGCCTTCATCTGGCGGTCAACAACGCCGGCATCGACGGCATCCGCAAGGCGACGGCCGACTACCCGCTCGACGAGTGGCACAAGGTGATGAACGTCAACCTGAACGGCGTTTTCTACTGCATGAAGCGCGAGATCGCCGCCATGTTGTCGCAGGGCGGCGGCGCGATCGTCAACATGTCGTCCATTCTCGGCTCGGTCGGCCTGCCGACCGCCGCCGCCTATACCGCAGCCAAGCACGGGATCGTCGGGCTGACGAAGGTCGCCGCAATGGAATATGCGCGGATGGGCATCCGCATCAATGCCGTCGGTCCCGGGTGGATCGAAACGCCGCTCCTGTCGGAGCATGCCGACATCGCGAGCACCCGGCGCATGATGTCGCTGCAGCCGATGGCAAGGCGCGGCAAGCCGGAGGAGGTGGCGTCCCTCGTGTGCTTCCTGCTGTCGGAGCAGGCGAGCTTCATCACCGGAAGCGTCCACCTCGTGGACGGCGCCTATACGGCCCATTGAGCCGCAAGCTTCCGGCGAAGCGGCATGTTGCGGCAAGACGGGGCCGCGTTCCACGTCGGCGGCCTGTAATTCGCGCCGGCCGACGTGGCGATCCGGACGGAGTGAGAGGAGAGCCGGGCTGCCCCGGCGCTCCTGCAGCGCCGCGTGTCGTATCAGACGCGCAAAGGACGCAGCGGCACGTGGGTTTACGGACGAACGGTGATGTGCCCCTCCATATTGGGATGATAACGGCAAATATAGTCGAAGCTGCCGGGCTCCCTCATCAGAAGGCGACCTGATTTTTTCGCCGGCACGAGCACTTCAGTACCTCCCTTCATGGTGGCCGTGTGAACGAGCGCATCCTTGTTGATCCACTCGATTTCATCGCCCACTTTCGCCTCGATCTCCGCCGGCGCGTAGACGAGGCGGTCGATCGTCACTTCAATGGTTTCCGCCTGAGCGGGAACGACGATGGTCGCCGTTCCCAGCAACAGGGCGAGAAAAGCTGGTCTTAGCGGGTTCGCTGCCGCGTTCATCTCAGCTCCGTCGCGACATGTTCGGCGTGCTGCTGATGGCCCTGAAACAGCTTCAGCCCGGTCTCGAGCAGAGACTTGAGCTCGGCATTTTGCGCGGACGGGATCAGCAGGGTTTCCAGCGCGCCATTGACCTGCTTGTGATAGGCGGCCTCGTTCTCGACATAGGCCTTGTCGAAATCCGCGCCCGTCAGCTTCGCCAGTTCCGAACGCTTGCTTTCGGCCGCCTGCGACAATGCCTTGCTGGTGTCGTTGTCCTCGGGCGTAACATTGAGCTTCTTGACGAGATCGAGTGCTTGCTTGTTCACCGACTCGTGGTCGCGCACCATGCTCTCGGCGAATTCGACCACGGTCTTGTTTTTCGATGTGGCAATGGCCAGCTTCGCCGCTTCGACATCGATCACACCTGCGGTGTAAGCGATATGCGCGATCTGCGGATCCGTGGGCTTGTCGGCGGCGAGCGCCCAATTACCTCCGAGCAACAGGGCGAATGCGGCGGCGGCAGTGGTTAAGCGTACGGTCATCGGATGTTCCTTTCTTCGAAGTTCAAAGCGTGTTGACGTGCTTTGGATGCTTCGCGGGTCGAAACGTTCCCGATTACCTGTCGCCGTCCTCCGGTTCCTGTCGCGAGAGGCGGGCAAGTACGGCCTCGGTCAGACGCTCGCAACGTTTGCCCGCGAAGGGGAAGGCGTCGAGCAGTAGCGGACCGATCTGTCTCTCCAGTTGCTCTTTGATGAGATGTCGCGCGCGAAAGAGCCGCGTTCGGACGGTCTCGGGGCGAAGCGCCAGCAGATCGGCGGTCTCTTCGTTGCTGAGCCCCTCGATCACCCGCATGACGAAGACGGTGCGGTAGATATCCGGAAGCTGATCGGTCGCCTTTTCGACAAGGTCGAGAATCTGTCGCTGTGCCATCGTTTTTTCCGGATTGTCGGTGTCTGCGTTGCGCGGGAAGGCGATGATGTCCGCCTGATGGGTTTGCAACATGTCGTCGGTAAGCCGCTTCCTGCGCCGTCGCTGGCGCAGCCGGCCCAGGGCCTCGTTGATTACGATGCGCGAGAGCCACGTGGTGATCGCCGAGTCGCCGCGAAATTCGGAGAAATGCGTGAAGGCGCGGACATAGGCCTCCTGGAGAACGTCCTCGGCATCGCTGTTGTTCTGCACGATGCTTCGCGCAATGCGATAGAGCTTGCGGTTGTGCGTCTGCATGATCACGCGGAAGGCATCGATTTCTTGCGGCGAGGTCGCGCGTTTTCGGGAGGGGATAGTGTCAGCAATGGGCATGGTCGAGGCTCCTTGTCGCACATTGGATGCCGGACCCGCTCAAACGTTCCCAGATGTGCAGCAGACGACCATCTTATCGCGATCGCCTGCGCGCTTCGAGCCTGCAGCGCCGCGCGTCTTATCAGACACGCAAAGGACGCTGCAGCACTTTGAATTGCTGCATGTTTTTATCCCTTGATCGGCCAGGATTTAACGAAACAGACAGTAGCCCTCAAAACAGAAAGCCCGGCGCGGGAGGAGGGGCGCCGGGCTTCCGATTCTGATCGGCAACTGGGAGGAGGAGGGTTGCCGATCCCACGATAGAGCCGGGAGGAGGAGGCTCTATCGATGAATCATACAATGGTGTTGCGGTGCAGTACCTTCAAGTCCGAGAGGGCAGATTTTCCAGAGCGGGATGAGGAAAAGTGTGAGCGGTTTTCCGCCCGCATCCCGCTCCAAATTATTAGAACCGATCACGTTTATGATTTTGGGTCGATTGGACCCAAAATCATCGTGATCTAGATGGCAACGGTGCCGGCGTGGTGGCGCGCGCAGGGCCTGATCGCGCGAGCGATGTGCTTGCATTCGCCGCCGTCTGCGCCAGATTCAGAAGACCGAACAGGAAGGAGGCGGCCATGGCGGAGGATCGCAAAGCGGCTTTGGTCCGGATCACTGGACGAGTACAGGGCGTGTGCTTCCGTGTCTGGACCCGCGACGAAGCGGCACAGCTTGGCCTGGCGGGCTGGGTTCGCAACGAACGCGACGGCTCCGTCACAGCCCTGATTGCCGGACCCGAGGCGGCGATCTCGACGATGCTGAACCGCTTTTGGAAAGGCCCGCCGGCGGCACGGGTGTCAAACGTCGAGAGCGAAGATGCCTCGTCCGTACAAGCGCCCTTGGGGTTTCAAATCACCGATTGACACGATGGTCCGCAGCCCCGCCCGCTGCATGCTTACTTAATTCGGAGCGGACTTAAGGGAAAAACATGCAGCAAATCAAAGTGCTACAGCGCCCTTCGTGTAGGCGCCGGCGGGGTCATACCCGCTCCAGCGCCACGGCGATGCCCTGGCCGACGCCGATGCACATGGTCGAGAGCGAATAGCGCCCGCCGGTCCCGGCGAGTTCCAGTGCCGCCGTTCCGGTGATGCGCGCCCCCGACATGCCGAGCGGATGGCCGAGCGCGATCGCACCGCCGTTGCGGTTGACGCGGGCGTCGTCGTCGGCAATGCCGAGCGCGCGCAACACCACCAGTCCCTGACTCGCGAAGGCCTCGTTGACTTCGATCACGTCGAACTGATCTTGCGTCATGCCGAGACGCGCCATGAGCTTGCGGGACGCGGGGATCGGGCCGATGCCCATCACCCGCGGGGGCACGGCCGCCGAAGCGCCGCCAAGGATGCGGGCGATCGGGGTCAATCCGTGTTTTCGTGCGGCTTCCTCCGAGGCGATGATGAGCGCCGCTGCACCGTCGTTGACGCCCGAGGCGTTGCCGGCAGTGACCGTGCCACCTTCGCGGAACGGTGCCTTTAGCCTGGCAAGCGCTTCCATCGTCGTTGCCCGGGGGTGCTCGTCCCTATCGACAACGACGGGCTCGCCCTTCTTCTGCGGAATGGTGACCGAGACGATTTCCCTGGCGAGGAGGCCGTTCGCCTGTGCAGCGGCGGCCTTCGCCTGGCTGCGCACGGCAAACGCATCCTGATCCTCGCGCGAAACGTGATAGTCCTCGGCAACATTCTCGCCGGTCTCCGGCATGGAATCGACGCCGTATTGTTTCTTCATCAACGGGTTGACGAAGCGCCAGCCGATGGTGGTGTCGTGGATCTCCGCATGTCGCGAAAAGGCGCTTTCGGCTTTCGGCAGCACGAAGGGCGCGCGCGACATCGACTCGACGCCACCGGCGACCATCAGCTCGGCTTCGCCCGACTTGACGGCGCGTGCCGCCGTAATGACGGCGTCCATGCCAGAGCCGCAAAGACGGTTGATCGTCGTGCCGGGAACGGAAAGCGGGAAGCCGGCGAGCAGCAGCGACATGCGTGCGACGTTGCGGTTGTCCTCGCCCGCCTGGTTGGCGCAGCCGAAGATCACGTCGTCGACCGCTTCCCAGTCGACCGAGGCGTTGCGCTGCAGGAGGCTTTTGAGCGGAATCGCGCCGAGATCGTCCGCGCGCACCGAGGACAGCGACCCACCGAAGCGGCCGATCGGCGTGCGGATATAGTCGCAGATGAAAACGTCGCGCATCAGGCGGCCTCCTTACCCTTGTCCGTGCCCTGATGGGCCTTCTTGGTGCGGGCGTTGATGTCGCGCAGCACCGAAAGTTCCGTTTCCGTCGGCACCGGCGTCTCGATGACCGTGTCGGCGAACTTGATTGCCCAGCCGCAATTTTCGACGATCTGCGCGCGTGTGACGCCGTGATGGATCGAGACCACAGTCAGTTCCTTCGTCTCCGGATCCGGTTCGAGGATGCAAAGATCGGTGATCACGCGGGTGGGCCCCTTGGTCTTCATGCCGAGCCGCTCGCGGTGGTTTCCGCCTTCGCCGTGGCCCATCGACGTGATGAAGGGCAGCTTCTCGACGAAACCGCGCTTCGAGAGCGCCATGGTGATGAAGATGCGGCCGCAATTGGAGGCGATCTCCGGCGCACCGCCGCCGCCCGGGAGACGGACCTTCGGGTGGTCGTAGGGACCGACGACCGTCGTGTTGAGATTGGCAAAGCGGTCGATCTGCGCGCCGCCCAAAAAGCCGGTGGTGATGCGCCCGCCCTGCAGCCAGTAGCGGAACATTTCCGGGACCGAGACGGTGAAGAGCGCAGTGTCGCACAACTCGCCGTCGCCGATCGACAGCGGCAGCACGTCCGGCTTGGTGCCGACGGTGCCGCTCTCGTAGATCAGCGTGATATCCGGCGCGTGCGTCAGCCGGGCGATGTTGCAGGCGGCCGACGGCGCGCCGATGCCGACGAAGCAGACGTCGTCATTGGAAAGTTCGCGCGATGCGGCAATCGTCATCATTTCCGTGGGTGTGAATTCCGTCATCGTCGCCTCCTCACGCGACCTTTGCCGACTTGGCGGCATGTCTGGCGAAGTCCTCGGGCTTCGCGTCGAGCACGTTTTCCTTGATCCAGGCGGTGAACGTTTCCCGGTCGCGGGCGATCTCGTCCCAGGCGATGTAGAAGGCGTTGGAGCGCGGATAATAGCCATGCGCATAGGAGGGGAAAGCGCCGCCCGGCACGTGGACGACTGCCGTCACCGCCCACGTGGGCAGCACGACCGAATTCGGGGAGGGCGGGTCAAGCTCGTCGACGATCTCCTCGACGGTCACGATCGAGCGCCTGGCCGCAAGCACTGCTTCCTTCTGCACGCCGACGATGCCTTCGAGGAGCACATTGCCCTTGCGATCGGCGCGCTGCGCGTGGATGATCGTCACGTCCGGACGGATCGCCGGCACGGCGGCGAGCACTTCGCCGGTGAACGGGCAGGTAACTTGTCTGATGTTCGGGTTCACCTTGGGCAGGTCGGCGCCGATATAGCCCCTCAGCATTGCGAAGGGCAGGTTCGCGGCGCCCGCCTCATAGGCGTTCGCCATCGCCGCGTGAGAGTGCTCCTCGATTTCCAGCGGCCGCGGCCATTGATTCTCCACCGCATCGCGGAAGCGGTGCAGCGAGCCCACGCCGGGATTGCCGCCCCAGGAAAATTTCATGCCGCGTGCGGCGCCGACGCCGATCAACTGGTCATAGAGGATGTCCGGCGTCATGCGGACGAGGAAGAGATCCTTGCTGCCCTGGCGGATCACCTCATGGCCGGCGGCATAGGGAATGAGATGGGTGAAGCCTTCCATGGCGACGGTGTCGCCATCCTTCACGTTTTCGGCGACCGCCTCGGCGAGCGACACTATGCGAGCCATACTGGCCCTCCTCCGTTGATGTTGCCGAACCGCCGAGCACGGGACCCGCGGTCCCGCCCGGCTTTCGTCATCGGCGATGGCGGAAATAAGCGCTCGTTTCAGCCACTCGTCAAATATTTTGTGCGATATTTGACATTTGTTCATATATCGCACAAAATGAACGCGCTAACGAGGTGAGCGAATCATGCGGGAAACGGATTTCGTCAGCGGCTTTGCGCGCGGCCTGAAGGTTATCGAGGCCTTCGGAGAGGCGCAGCCGCGCCTGACGATTGCAGAGGCTGCGAAGATCACCGATCTCGACCGTGCGACGGTGCGGCGGTCGCTGCTCACGCTTTCCGAGCTTGGCTATGCCGACTACGACGGCAAGTTCTTCACACTGACGCCGAAAATCCTGCGGCTCGGCCACGCCTATCTATCGGCGACACCGCTGCCGGCGCTCGTCCAGCCCTATCTCGACCAGCTTTCGGAAAAGGCCGGTCAGAGCGCCTCCGCCTCCGTGCTCGACGGCACCGAGGTGGTCTATGTGGCGCGCGCCTCGCAGCGGCGGGTGATGTCGATCAACCTGATGCCGGGATCCCGCCTTCCCGCCTATTGCGCCTCGATGGGCCGGGTACTGCTGGCCGCGCTTCCGGAAGCGGAAGCTCGGGATATTCTCGCGCGCACGGAGCTCAAGGCCAATACGCCGCACACGAAGACCGATCCGGAAGAGTTGATCGAGGAACTGCGCCGGGTTCGCGAGCAGGGCTATGCCGTGATCGACCAGGAGCTTGAACTCGGGCTTTGCTCGATCGCCGTTCCCTTGCTGAATGCGCGCGGACAGGTGGTCGCGGCACTCAATATCGGCGCCCCGGCCGCCCATGTTGCTGCCGCCGAATTGGCGGAGCGCTACCTGTCTTTGCTCAAAGAGACGCAGGCGGCATTGCGGCCGCTGGTGCAATAGGCGCGATCAAGGGGCATTAGGGCAAAAAATGCCATGTAGAACCGCTCCTCCGCTGCCGCCTCATCAGGCCATGTCCGCCCTTATGCTGCATTGCGGCAAATATCGCTCCGTCGGCCATGAATTCACCAAAACTTCGCGACAGAACGCTATTGCGGGTTGTCCGTCGGGAACGGAATACCTCTGCAAGCGGCAAGTCGGCCGGCATCACCTCCCAATGTCTGGCGAGACCTTCAACGGGGATGACAGAACATGAAAGTTGTAGTCGAGAACACGGTCTGCTTGAACACGGGCGACGCGGCGATTCTTTTCGCGATCAGGCATATCCTGAAATCGATATTGGGCGAGAACGTAGAATTTCTTGTGTTCGACAGCCAGCCGGAAGTTGCCGCGCGACTGTATCCGAAAGAACAATATCCCGACATCGAGCTTCGCAAACTCCCGTCGGAATCGATCTTCAAGTACAAATACGACGACAACACCGTGAAGAATGCGCTGAAGCAGGTCTACAACCAGGCTGCGTTCCAGGCGCTCCGCCATCTCGGCAGCGGCAATTATCTCGATCGCCGCTTTTTCAGTGATGAGGACCGAAAGAGTCTTGCGCTCTACAAGGACGCCGATCTGGTGATCACCACCGGAGGCACCTATCTCGTCGAGAACTATTCACTCGAGCGGCGCATCAACCAGTTCAAGCTCGGCGAGATGCTCGGCAAGAAGACGATCTTCTTCACCCAGTCCCTCGGCCCGTTCGAGAAGCCTTACAACCGCCGGATGCTGCCGCCGATTTTCGCCCGCAGTCCGCTGATCCTCCTGCGCGACGCGCGGTCCCGCAACCAGATCCTCGATCTCGTCGACGATCCGTCGAAATGCCATGTGGTCGCCGATTCGGTCTTCGCGCTTGCGGAT of the Sinorhizobium chiapasense genome contains:
- the pcaF gene encoding 3-oxoadipyl-CoA thiolase; this translates as MRDVFICDYIRTPIGRFGGSLSSVRADDLGAIPLKSLLQRNASVDWEAVDDVIFGCANQAGEDNRNVARMSLLLAGFPLSVPGTTINRLCGSGMDAVITAARAVKSGEAELMVAGGVESMSRAPFVLPKAESAFSRHAEIHDTTIGWRFVNPLMKKQYGVDSMPETGENVAEDYHVSREDQDAFAVRSQAKAAAAQANGLLAREIVSVTIPQKKGEPVVVDRDEHPRATTMEALARLKAPFREGGTVTAGNASGVNDGAAALIIASEEAARKHGLTPIARILGGASAAVPPRVMGIGPIPASRKLMARLGMTQDQFDVIEVNEAFASQGLVVLRALGIADDDARVNRNGGAIALGHPLGMSGARITGTAALELAGTGGRYSLSTMCIGVGQGIAVALERV
- a CDS encoding CoA-transferase subunit beta encodes the protein MTEFTPTEMMTIAASRELSNDDVCFVGIGAPSAACNIARLTHAPDITLIYESGTVGTKPDVLPLSIGDGELCDTALFTVSVPEMFRYWLQGGRITTGFLGGAQIDRFANLNTTVVGPYDHPKVRLPGGGGAPEIASNCGRIFITMALSKRGFVEKLPFITSMGHGEGGNHRERLGMKTKGPTRVITDLCILEPDPETKELTVVSIHHGVTRAQIVENCGWAIKFADTVIETPVPTETELSVLRDINARTKKAHQGTDKGKEAA
- a CDS encoding CoA transferase subunit A, producing the protein MARIVSLAEAVAENVKDGDTVAMEGFTHLIPYAAGHEVIRQGSKDLFLVRMTPDILYDQLIGVGAARGMKFSWGGNPGVGSLHRFRDAVENQWPRPLEIEEHSHAAMANAYEAGAANLPFAMLRGYIGADLPKVNPNIRQVTCPFTGEVLAAVPAIRPDVTIIHAQRADRKGNVLLEGIVGVQKEAVLAARRSIVTVEEIVDELDPPSPNSVVLPTWAVTAVVHVPGGAFPSYAHGYYPRSNAFYIAWDEIARDRETFTAWIKENVLDAKPEDFARHAAKSAKVA
- a CDS encoding IclR family transcriptional regulator translates to MRETDFVSGFARGLKVIEAFGEAQPRLTIAEAAKITDLDRATVRRSLLTLSELGYADYDGKFFTLTPKILRLGHAYLSATPLPALVQPYLDQLSEKAGQSASASVLDGTEVVYVARASQRRVMSINLMPGSRLPAYCASMGRVLLAALPEAEARDILARTELKANTPHTKTDPEELIEELRRVREQGYAVIDQELELGLCSIAVPLLNARGQVVAALNIGAPAAHVAAAELAERYLSLLKETQAALRPLVQ